One Ferrimicrobium sp. genomic region harbors:
- a CDS encoding FGGY family carbohydrate kinase, with product MERVAVLDVGSSSIRASIIDETFSITASLSATLQVMRDGTANVTFDPMELLTTASSLLEELGKAGSYDRIAITNQRASVVAFTRNRVQAVGPGISWEDLRTASQCLALAQHGATFAPNQSATKFTWLINEFGSEYPDLMVGTIDTWLAFGLSQGASIATDATNAAMTGLVNTSGRQWDLAQLELLNLTPNQLAPIVDVVADRGTFLSPHGPVPITVTIADQQASLAGQRPRAKVTLGTSAVADIELDDRHPRFVRRGPSGTFPIVTDASAGQATFGMEAFWMNAGSAIAWLERNGLLASATEAEAIAQRAERYAIPTVIPAHSGIGAPVWDFGGRCVIGDLVPDAGQPEIVHGFLLGIACAAADLITAIADDSGQPLSSIGLDGKVGTNAIVNSALASLTSAPVIASPTAEATTLGAARLAFGLTKNTLPTGAIIEPGDRDFARAYHERYHEHMELAKEALPALSKVSF from the coding sequence AGCTTGTCCGCAACATTACAGGTGATGCGAGATGGAACCGCCAACGTCACCTTCGATCCTATGGAGCTCCTCACAACAGCCAGTTCCCTCCTCGAGGAGTTGGGCAAAGCCGGCTCGTATGACCGTATTGCGATCACCAACCAACGAGCCAGCGTCGTCGCCTTCACCCGCAATCGTGTCCAAGCCGTTGGGCCAGGGATCAGTTGGGAGGATCTTCGAACCGCAAGCCAATGTCTCGCACTTGCACAGCATGGTGCGACGTTCGCCCCAAACCAATCGGCGACCAAGTTCACCTGGCTTATCAACGAGTTCGGCTCCGAATACCCAGACCTCATGGTCGGCACCATCGATACCTGGTTGGCCTTTGGACTGAGTCAAGGAGCCTCAATCGCCACCGACGCCACCAACGCCGCGATGACCGGTCTTGTCAATACCTCAGGTCGACAATGGGACCTGGCACAGCTCGAACTCCTCAACCTCACCCCCAATCAACTCGCACCGATCGTCGATGTCGTCGCCGATCGTGGAACCTTCCTCTCACCCCATGGCCCCGTGCCCATCACCGTGACGATCGCTGACCAGCAGGCCTCACTGGCCGGTCAACGGCCACGTGCCAAGGTGACGCTCGGCACCTCAGCGGTGGCCGACATCGAACTCGATGATCGACATCCAAGATTCGTCCGTCGCGGCCCATCTGGCACCTTTCCAATCGTGACCGATGCCTCGGCTGGTCAAGCGACTTTTGGCATGGAGGCATTTTGGATGAACGCAGGCTCGGCCATCGCATGGCTCGAGCGCAATGGCCTGCTCGCAAGCGCCACTGAAGCTGAGGCAATCGCCCAAAGGGCCGAACGATACGCCATACCTACTGTCATCCCCGCCCATTCTGGCATCGGCGCTCCAGTGTGGGACTTTGGCGGACGCTGCGTCATTGGGGATCTCGTCCCCGACGCCGGCCAACCGGAGATCGTTCACGGCTTTCTCCTCGGTATCGCCTGTGCAGCGGCAGACCTCATCACGGCCATCGCCGACGATAGTGGGCAACCCTTGTCATCGATCGGTCTCGATGGCAAGGTCGGGACTAACGCAATCGTCAACTCGGCGCTCGCATCACTGACGTCAGCCCCTGTCATCGCCTCTCCCACCGCCGAGGCCACTACGCTCGGCGCAGCCCGCTTGGCCTTTGGGCTTACCAAGAACACCCTGCCCACTGGAGCAATCATTGAGCCTGGTGACCGTGACTTCGCACGCGCCTATCATGAGCGCTATCACGAACACATGGAACTTGCCAAAGAGGCGTTACCAGCTCTCAGCAAAGTGTCATTCTGA